A portion of the Vibrio coralliirubri genome contains these proteins:
- the zwf gene encoding glucose-6-phosphate dehydrogenase — translation MVIPENSSIVIFGASGDLTYRKLIPALYHLYASNQLPESFAILGVSRTEYSDESYREKLKKSLQEMEKTEPETLNAFIEHLHYQAINTSDVDDYARLAQRLDKLEQDYQFENHNTLFYLATPPSLYGVIPANLAAHGLNDESNGWRRLIIEKPFGYDLASAQALDEEIHHHFQEHQIYRIDHYLGKETVQNLLVLRFSNAMFEPLWNRNFIDYVEITGAEFLGVEERGGYYDGSGAVRDMFQNHLLQVLAMVGMEPPAQINADSIRDEVVKVLQCLKPLEEDDLRKDLVLGQYTASDVRGQHLLGYREEHGVADDSRTETYIGLKAHINNWRWNGVPFYVRTGKRLPTRVTEIVIHFKNTPHPVFGQDAPENKLIIRIQPDEGIQMSFGLKEPGAGFKAKEVKMNFSYSDLPETQMLTAYERLLLDALNGDATLFARTDAVEACWKYVQPILDFKQDPQALFGYACGTWGPQEADELLQRDGRAWRFPCKNLTDTDYCEL, via the coding sequence ATGGTAATACCTGAAAACAGCAGCATCGTTATTTTTGGTGCGTCGGGAGATCTAACTTACCGCAAGTTAATTCCTGCTCTATACCACCTGTATGCTAGCAATCAACTACCAGAATCCTTTGCGATTCTTGGAGTGAGCCGTACTGAGTACAGCGATGAGTCTTACCGTGAGAAGCTGAAGAAGTCTCTTCAGGAAATGGAAAAAACTGAACCAGAGACGCTGAATGCATTTATCGAACATCTGCATTACCAAGCGATCAACACTTCAGATGTAGACGACTACGCTCGTTTAGCACAACGTCTAGACAAGCTTGAGCAAGACTACCAATTCGAAAACCATAACACGCTGTTCTACTTGGCAACCCCGCCAAGCCTATACGGTGTTATCCCAGCAAACCTTGCTGCGCATGGCCTTAACGATGAATCGAACGGCTGGCGTCGTCTGATTATCGAGAAGCCATTTGGTTACGATCTAGCATCAGCTCAAGCGTTGGATGAAGAGATCCATCATCACTTCCAAGAACACCAGATTTACCGTATCGACCATTACCTTGGTAAAGAGACGGTTCAAAACCTTCTAGTGCTTCGTTTCTCAAACGCGATGTTTGAACCACTGTGGAACCGTAACTTCATTGATTACGTTGAAATCACAGGTGCTGAGTTCCTTGGCGTTGAAGAGCGTGGCGGATACTACGACGGTTCTGGCGCAGTTCGCGACATGTTCCAAAACCACCTGCTGCAAGTGCTAGCGATGGTAGGTATGGAGCCGCCTGCGCAAATTAACGCTGATTCTATTCGTGATGAAGTGGTTAAAGTGCTTCAGTGTCTGAAACCATTAGAAGAAGATGATCTGCGTAAAGACTTAGTATTAGGTCAGTACACAGCATCAGATGTTCGTGGTCAGCACCTACTAGGTTACCGTGAAGAGCATGGTGTAGCGGATGATTCTCGTACCGAGACTTATATCGGCTTGAAAGCTCACATCAATAACTGGCGTTGGAATGGTGTTCCTTTCTACGTACGTACAGGTAAACGCTTACCAACACGTGTGACTGAAATCGTGATTCACTTTAAGAACACGCCACACCCAGTATTTGGTCAAGATGCACCAGAGAACAAACTGATTATCCGTATCCAACCGGATGAAGGTATTCAGATGAGCTTTGGTTTGAAAGAGCCAGGCGCAGGCTTCAAAGCAAAAGAAGTGAAAATGAACTTCTCTTACTCTGACTTGCCTGAAACTCAGATGCTGACGGCTTATGAGCGTCTTCTTCTTGATGCACTGAACGGTGATGCGACTTTGTTTGCACGTACCGATGCGGTAGAAGCATGTTGGAAGTACGTTCAACCAATCTTAGACTTCAAGCAAGACCCTCAAGCACTGTTTGGCTATGCTTGTGGTACTTGGGGCCCACAGGAAGCAGATGAACTTCTGCAACGTGATGGCCGCGCATGGCGTTTCCCATGCAAGAACTTAACAGACACGGATTACTGCGAACTATGA
- the pgl gene encoding 6-phosphogluconolactonase translates to MINHKIFATPELVVENLANEMKAYSEQGTPVHISLSGGSTPKMLFKLLAQAPYAEGIQWNNLHFWWGDERCVAPDDAESNFGEANALLFTQVNLPAENIHRIRGEDEPKAEAERFAKEMADVIPTENGTPVFDWILLGVGADGHTASLFPGATNYQDENLSVLASHPESGQIRVSKTAKVLEAAKRISYLVLGAGKVEIVKEIHTTPASELPYPAAKIQSKTGETEWFLDSNAASAIA, encoded by the coding sequence ATGATCAATCACAAGATCTTTGCAACGCCTGAACTGGTTGTTGAAAACCTAGCAAATGAAATGAAAGCATACAGCGAGCAGGGCACACCTGTTCACATTTCACTGTCTGGTGGCAGCACGCCAAAAATGCTTTTCAAGCTTTTAGCACAGGCGCCATACGCAGAAGGTATTCAATGGAATAACCTTCACTTCTGGTGGGGCGACGAACGTTGCGTTGCACCAGACGACGCTGAAAGCAACTTCGGTGAAGCAAACGCATTGTTGTTTACTCAAGTAAATCTTCCTGCTGAAAACATCCACCGCATCCGTGGTGAAGATGAACCAAAAGCAGAAGCAGAGCGTTTCGCAAAAGAGATGGCAGACGTAATCCCAACAGAAAACGGCACGCCTGTATTCGATTGGATTTTGCTTGGTGTTGGCGCAGACGGCCACACAGCTTCACTATTCCCGGGTGCAACCAACTACCAAGATGAGAACCTATCTGTATTAGCTTCTCACCCTGAGTCTGGTCAAATCCGTGTTTCTAAAACAGCGAAAGTTTTAGAAGCAGCAAAACGAATCAGCTACCTAGTACTGGGTGCAGGTAAAGTTGAGATCGTTAAAGAAATTCATACAACTCCTGCTTCAGAACTGCCTTACCCGGCAGCGAAAATCCAGTCTAAAACTGGCGAAACAGAGTGGTTCCTAGATTCAAATGCAGCAAGTGCTATCGCATAA
- the gnd gene encoding decarboxylating NADP(+)-dependent phosphogluconate dehydrogenase: protein MKGDIGVIGLAVMGQNLILNMNDHGFKVVAHNRTAAKVDEFLEGPAKGTNIVGAYSLEELVEKLEAPRKVMLMVRAGDVVDTFIENLIPLLDEGDIIIDGGNTNYPDTNRRVAHCREKGIHFIGTGVSGGEEGARFGPSIMPGGAAEAWEAVKPIFQGISAKTDAGEPCCDWVGNDGAGHFVKMVHNGIEYGDMQLITEAYQFMKDGLGMSADEMQAVFADWNKTELDSYLVEITADILGYKDEDGEALVEKILDTAGQKGTGKWTGINALDLGIPLTLISESVFSRCLSALKDQRVEAEALFEKTITPVEGDKQEWVDALRQALLASKIISYAQGFMLMREASNENGWDLNYGNVALMWRGGCIIRSAFLGNIRDAYEANPDIAFLGSDEYFKNILQGSLVAWRKVAAKSLESGIPMPCTISALSFLDGYTTARLPANLLQAQRDYFGAHTYERTDRPRGEFFHTNWTGTGGDTASTTYDV from the coding sequence ATGAAAGGTGATATCGGTGTAATTGGCCTAGCAGTAATGGGTCAGAACCTTATCCTAAACATGAACGACCACGGCTTCAAAGTTGTGGCTCACAACCGTACTGCTGCTAAAGTAGACGAGTTCCTAGAAGGCCCAGCTAAAGGTACTAACATTGTTGGTGCTTACTCTCTAGAAGAGCTAGTTGAGAAACTAGAAGCGCCACGTAAAGTGATGCTTATGGTTCGTGCTGGTGACGTTGTAGACACGTTCATCGAAAACCTAATCCCACTTCTAGACGAAGGCGACATCATCATTGATGGTGGTAACACTAACTACCCAGACACTAACCGTCGTGTAGCGCATTGTCGTGAGAAAGGCATCCACTTCATCGGCACTGGTGTATCTGGTGGTGAAGAAGGTGCTCGTTTCGGTCCTTCAATCATGCCAGGCGGCGCGGCTGAAGCTTGGGAAGCGGTTAAGCCAATCTTCCAAGGTATCTCTGCAAAAACTGACGCTGGTGAGCCTTGTTGTGACTGGGTTGGTAACGACGGTGCTGGTCACTTCGTTAAGATGGTACACAACGGCATCGAATACGGTGACATGCAGCTTATCACTGAAGCATACCAGTTCATGAAAGATGGCCTAGGTATGTCTGCTGACGAGATGCAAGCAGTATTCGCTGACTGGAACAAGACTGAGCTAGACAGCTACCTAGTTGAAATCACTGCTGACATCCTTGGCTACAAAGATGAAGACGGTGAAGCGCTAGTTGAGAAGATCCTAGACACTGCAGGCCAAAAAGGCACGGGTAAGTGGACGGGTATCAACGCACTAGACCTAGGTATCCCACTGACTCTAATCTCTGAGTCTGTATTCTCTCGTTGCCTGTCTGCTCTTAAAGACCAACGTGTTGAAGCTGAAGCTTTGTTTGAGAAGACAATCACTCCAGTTGAAGGTGACAAGCAAGAGTGGGTTGATGCATTACGTCAAGCTCTACTGGCTTCTAAGATCATCTCTTACGCTCAAGGTTTCATGCTAATGCGTGAAGCGTCGAACGAAAACGGCTGGGACCTAAACTACGGTAACGTAGCGCTAATGTGGCGTGGTGGTTGTATCATCCGTTCTGCATTCCTAGGCAACATCCGTGATGCGTACGAAGCAAACCCAGACATCGCGTTCCTAGGTTCTGACGAGTACTTCAAAAACATCCTACAAGGCAGCCTAGTGGCATGGCGTAAAGTAGCAGCGAAATCTCTAGAGTCTGGTATCCCAATGCCATGTACGATTTCTGCGCTATCTTTCCTAGACGGTTACACAACTGCACGTCTACCAGCGAACCTGCTTCAAGCTCAACGTGACTACTTCGGAGCTCACACTTACGAGCGTACTGACCGTCCACGTGGTGAATTCTTCCACACAAACTGGACTGGTACAGGCGGCGACACTGCTTCTACAACTTACGACGTATAA
- a CDS encoding HD-GYP domain-containing protein: protein MACHMFDYSHFSRAAAQDKDIVAIVDDLFQLAREHYPILSRLSVVLCSENKASNYFVSDSLCQNAKHHYIEQEIKPNSALSRLAESLETRIVDDLSLMNPTKQISHLLELGHQSSYTTPIHYQESNLGFVFINASCTDFFAKQTIQSDIAYLTQAISNLFVQLFERQRHFQSSLAIALNMGHARDPETKEHLIRMGKYSEQLARTLSHSNNEITHQFVHRIRLYAPFHDIGKYRIPDKVLFSTERFSKEERNIMNNHTIYGEEMIDDVVALSHHSSMCGEEVQFIKNIVRHHHERFDGSGLPDALIGEAIPLEARIVTLADVFDALLSKRAYKHAWSASKVMDYIEAHTGLMFDPECVSALKQNLDYFMSIREQYSDVQSPQAALA from the coding sequence TTGGCTTGCCACATGTTTGACTACTCCCATTTCAGTAGAGCAGCGGCCCAAGACAAAGACATCGTCGCCATAGTCGATGATCTCTTCCAGCTAGCTCGTGAACACTACCCCATATTATCTCGGCTATCCGTGGTGCTGTGCAGTGAAAATAAAGCATCGAATTATTTTGTATCGGATTCACTGTGCCAAAACGCCAAGCATCACTACATCGAACAAGAGATCAAACCCAACTCTGCGTTGAGTCGTCTGGCTGAATCATTGGAAACAAGAATTGTTGATGACCTCTCTTTGATGAATCCGACTAAGCAAATCTCTCATCTACTCGAGCTTGGTCACCAAAGTAGCTACACCACTCCAATCCACTACCAAGAGAGTAACCTCGGGTTCGTTTTCATCAACGCATCATGCACTGACTTTTTTGCTAAGCAGACAATACAAAGTGACATCGCCTACCTCACTCAAGCGATTTCGAACCTGTTTGTGCAACTCTTCGAACGCCAGAGACATTTTCAGTCCTCATTAGCAATCGCCCTAAACATGGGACACGCTCGCGACCCTGAAACCAAAGAGCATCTGATTCGTATGGGAAAATACAGCGAGCAGCTCGCACGTACGCTTTCGCACAGTAACAATGAGATTACCCACCAATTCGTTCACCGCATTCGCTTGTATGCCCCGTTTCACGACATAGGTAAGTACCGAATTCCAGACAAAGTGCTCTTCAGTACTGAGCGTTTTTCGAAAGAAGAAAGAAACATCATGAACAATCACACGATATATGGCGAAGAGATGATTGATGACGTGGTTGCCCTTTCCCACCACAGCTCAATGTGCGGCGAAGAAGTTCAGTTCATCAAGAATATTGTACGTCACCATCATGAACGGTTTGATGGCTCGGGATTGCCAGATGCGCTCATTGGAGAAGCGATTCCACTGGAGGCAAGAATTGTCACGCTAGCAGATGTATTCGATGCTTTACTGAGTAAACGAGCTTATAAACACGCATGGTCAGCATCTAAGGTAATGGACTACATTGAAGCGCATACTGGGCTGATGTTTGATCCAGAGTGTGTGTCTGCGCTGAAGCAAAACCTTGATTACTTCATGTCGATACGAGAGCAATACAGTGATGTGCAAAGTCCACAAGCTGCGCTCGCTTAA
- a CDS encoding VF530 family DNA-binding protein: MTEEERIELQQNNPLHGLKLETMITELVDHYGWEILDAAMRMNCFNTKPTVASAVKYLKKTEWAREKVENFYLYRFKRMPKASDIEYQMPPRSRTFRHGLEPREPMELTVESIHASQAKAASAFKERRGGNGRNFRR, translated from the coding sequence ATGACTGAAGAAGAAAGAATCGAACTGCAACAAAATAACCCGCTACACGGCTTAAAGCTTGAAACCATGATCACTGAATTAGTGGATCACTATGGTTGGGAAATTTTAGATGCGGCAATGCGTATGAACTGCTTTAACACTAAGCCTACAGTGGCAAGCGCAGTTAAATACCTGAAGAAAACCGAATGGGCTCGTGAAAAGGTTGAAAACTTCTACCTTTACCGTTTCAAGCGCATGCCTAAAGCATCTGACATTGAATACCAGATGCCTCCGCGTTCACGTACATTCCGCCATGGGCTAGAGCCTCGTGAGCCAATGGAACTAACGGTTGAGTCTATCCACGCTTCTCAAGCTAAAGCTGCGTCTGCATTTAAAGAGCGCCGCGGCGGTAACGGTCGTAACTTCCGTCGTTAA